A region of Rhizorhabdus wittichii RW1 DNA encodes the following proteins:
- a CDS encoding Rieske (2Fe-2S) domain protein (PFAM: Rieske [2Fe-2S] domain protein), translating to MARLVVQRLSFALRARSGQSADSDVRGGGRVKECRTMTLRVVKEVGSAIDPDANFGLPGWIYHDPEIFALEQERIFRRSWQLVCHLNDIPARGDWQSLEIGHEAIIVVRGEDGEVRALSNTCRHRASRLVDGAEGCARKLICPYHAWTYELDGRLSGVPGKRDYPAFDMADYGLHSFPVEVWRGFIFVNIEGEGPSVAEMMAPYEEEVAPYRFEEMKALGRVVMRPRTVNWKNIADNYSDGLHIPVAHPGLKRLFGPGYGIEAKAWADKMWGPLLEGVPGSSSEALYRKYLPQVAHLPADRQRLWIYFKLWPNTAFDIYPDQIDFMQFIPVSPTETMIREIAYVLPDERREMKAARYLNWRINRMVNAEDTKLVARVQDGMATQSYTQGPLGTGEVCLRSFARKMRTLIPETRLPTRPPAGWSTKSVAGRLA from the coding sequence ATGGCGCGACTGGTCGTGCAGCGGCTTTCATTTGCGCTTCGGGCCCGATCGGGGCAGTCTGCTGACAGCGATGTTCGCGGCGGCGGCCGCGTGAAGGAATGCCGGACGATGACCTTGCGTGTCGTGAAGGAAGTGGGGTCGGCGATCGATCCCGATGCGAATTTCGGCCTGCCGGGCTGGATCTACCATGATCCGGAGATATTCGCGCTGGAGCAGGAGCGGATCTTCCGCCGGTCGTGGCAGCTCGTCTGCCATCTCAACGACATTCCGGCCAGGGGCGACTGGCAGTCGCTGGAGATCGGCCATGAGGCGATCATCGTCGTGCGCGGCGAGGATGGCGAGGTGCGGGCGCTGTCCAACACCTGCCGTCACCGCGCGTCGCGACTGGTCGACGGTGCCGAGGGCTGCGCCAGGAAACTGATCTGTCCCTATCACGCCTGGACCTACGAGCTGGACGGCCGGCTGTCGGGGGTGCCCGGCAAGCGCGACTATCCCGCCTTCGACATGGCCGATTACGGCCTCCACAGTTTCCCGGTCGAGGTTTGGCGCGGCTTCATCTTCGTCAACATCGAAGGCGAGGGGCCTTCGGTCGCCGAGATGATGGCTCCCTATGAGGAGGAGGTCGCGCCCTATCGCTTCGAGGAGATGAAGGCGCTCGGCCGCGTCGTGATGCGCCCGCGCACCGTCAACTGGAAGAACATCGCCGACAATTATTCGGACGGCCTGCATATCCCGGTCGCGCATCCGGGGCTCAAGCGGCTGTTCGGTCCCGGCTACGGCATCGAGGCGAAAGCCTGGGCCGACAAGATGTGGGGGCCGTTGCTCGAAGGCGTGCCGGGCAGTTCGTCCGAGGCGCTCTATCGCAAATATCTGCCGCAGGTGGCGCATCTGCCCGCCGACCGGCAGCGGCTGTGGATCTATTTCAAGCTGTGGCCGAACACGGCGTTCGACATCTATCCCGACCAGATCGACTTCATGCAGTTCATCCCCGTCTCGCCGACCGAGACGATGATCCGCGAGATCGCCTATGTCCTGCCCGACGAGCGGCGCGAGATGAAGGCGGCGCGCTACCTCAACTGGCGGATCAACCGCATGGTCAATGCCGAGGACACGAAGCTGGTCGCGCGGGTGCAGGACGGCATGGCGACGCAGAGCTATACGCAAGGCCCGCTCGGCACCGGCGAGGTCTGCCTCAGGAGCTTCGCCCGCAAGATGCGCACGCTGATCCCGGAGACGCGCCTGCCGACCCGCCCGCCCGCGGGCTGGAGCACGAAGAGCGTCGCGGGGCGCCTCGCATGA
- a CDS encoding phosphoglucomutase/phosphomannomutase alpha/beta/alpha domain I (PFAM: phosphoglucomutase/phosphomannomutase C terminal; phosphoglucomutase/phosphomannomutase alpha/beta/alpha domain I; phosphoglucomutase/phosphomannomutase alpha/beta/alpha domain II; phosphoglucomutase/phosphomannomutase alpha/beta/alpha domain III) codes for MTIREVATTPFPDQKPGTSGLRKKVPVFQQPGYAENFIQSIFDSLEGFAGRALVIGGDGRYHNRAVIQTAIRMAAANGFGTILVGRGGILSTPAASHLIRLHGAFGGIILSASHNPGGPTEDFGIKYNIANGGPAPERNTDAIFARSRTIDRYRTLDTPDVDLDRDGETRVGDAVVRIIDPVADYAALMEALFDFAAIRDLIGSGFRIAFDAMSAVTGPYAIEILEHRLGAAKGTVRNGVPLPDFGGHHPDPNLVHARALYEEMMGLDAPDFGAASDGDGDRNLIIGKGIFVTPSDSLAMLAANAHLAPGYARGLAGIARSMPTSGAADRVAEALGIPLFETPTGWKFFGNLLDAGQATICGEESAGTGSDHVREKDGLWAVLLWLNILAARREGVQAIAAGHWARFGRNYYARHDYEDVDTAAADAVIADLRGRLANLPGTTIGALGIEAADDFAYHDPVDGSQSHGQGIRILFEGGSRIVFRLSGTGTSGATIRVYIERYEPAGGNLGRATGDAIADLVVAAETIAGIARHTGRTAPDVIT; via the coding sequence ATGACGATCCGTGAGGTCGCCACAACGCCCTTCCCCGACCAGAAGCCCGGCACATCGGGGCTTCGCAAGAAGGTCCCCGTCTTCCAGCAGCCCGGCTATGCCGAGAACTTCATCCAGTCGATCTTCGACTCGCTCGAAGGCTTCGCCGGCCGGGCGCTGGTGATCGGCGGCGACGGCCGCTACCACAACCGCGCGGTGATCCAGACGGCGATCCGCATGGCGGCCGCCAACGGCTTCGGCACGATCCTGGTCGGGCGCGGCGGCATATTGTCGACCCCGGCCGCCAGCCATCTCATCCGCCTCCATGGCGCGTTCGGCGGGATCATCCTGTCGGCCAGCCACAATCCCGGCGGCCCGACCGAGGATTTCGGGATCAAGTACAATATCGCCAATGGCGGCCCCGCGCCCGAGCGGAACACCGACGCGATCTTCGCCCGCAGCAGGACGATCGATCGCTATCGGACGCTCGACACGCCCGACGTCGATCTCGATCGCGACGGCGAGACGCGGGTCGGCGACGCGGTCGTCCGGATCATCGATCCGGTCGCCGACTATGCCGCGCTGATGGAGGCGTTGTTCGACTTCGCCGCGATCCGCGACCTGATCGGATCGGGCTTCCGCATCGCCTTCGACGCGATGAGCGCGGTGACCGGCCCCTATGCGATCGAGATCCTCGAACATCGGCTCGGCGCGGCGAAGGGGACGGTGCGCAACGGCGTCCCCCTGCCCGACTTCGGCGGCCATCATCCCGATCCCAACCTGGTCCACGCCCGCGCGCTGTACGAGGAGATGATGGGCCTCGACGCGCCCGATTTCGGCGCTGCCTCCGACGGCGACGGCGATCGCAACCTGATCATCGGCAAGGGCATCTTCGTCACGCCGTCGGATTCGCTCGCGATGCTGGCGGCCAACGCCCATCTCGCCCCCGGCTATGCCCGCGGCCTCGCCGGCATCGCCCGGTCGATGCCGACCAGCGGCGCCGCCGACCGGGTCGCCGAAGCGCTGGGCATCCCGCTGTTCGAAACGCCGACCGGCTGGAAATTCTTCGGCAACCTGCTCGACGCCGGCCAGGCGACGATCTGCGGCGAGGAGAGCGCCGGCACCGGATCGGACCATGTCCGCGAGAAGGACGGGCTGTGGGCGGTGCTGCTCTGGCTCAACATCCTCGCGGCGCGCCGCGAGGGCGTGCAGGCGATCGCCGCCGGGCATTGGGCGCGTTTCGGGCGCAACTATTATGCCCGCCATGATTATGAGGACGTCGACACCGCCGCCGCCGACGCGGTGATCGCGGACCTGCGCGGCCGTCTCGCCAACCTGCCCGGCACGACGATCGGCGCGCTCGGGATCGAGGCGGCCGACGACTTCGCCTATCATGATCCGGTCGACGGCTCGCAGAGCCACGGCCAGGGCATCCGCATCCTGTTCGAGGGCGGATCGCGCATCGTCTTCCGCCTGTCGGGAACCGGCACATCGGGCGCGACGATCCGCGTCTATATCGAGCGCTACGAACCCGCCGGCGGCAACCTCGGCCGCGCGACCGGCGATGCCATCGCCGATCTGGTCGTCGCCGCCGAGACGATCGCCGGCATCGCCCGCCACACCGGCCGGACCGCGCCGGACGTGATCACCTGA
- a CDS encoding TonB-dependent receptor (PFAM: TonB-dependent receptor; TonB-dependent receptor, plug) yields MSFKGRLSFSISMFALMASPAFADERDNDYHRPESADIIVTAPLQRDRMDVLAGTSVLTGAQLTTALRPTIGETIEHTPGVSATSFGPNASRPILRGLQGERVRVLTDGIGSVDVSNTSVDHAVAINPLLAERIEVLRGPEALLYGSAAIGGVVNVIDKRIPRAIPDEPVHVDAILTYGSAANERSGGAALDAPIGGGFVAHLDGSYQKTGNLRIGGYALSPAARAQALASAQLPADPDEEIDFAANAAVKGKLPNSQSETWVAGGGLSYIDGDSHYGIAYSHYDSRYGVPIRFATEPGQEQEAPRIDLVQNRFDARAEIAAGGSVIQTIRARLAYAKYRHFELEEDGSVGTAFYNNGFEGRVELVQADHGAWHGATGAQFFIRDFNVVGDEAFLPRNQTQQIGLFTLQQLDYGVVKLEGGLRYEKSWLSANPFEDQPQFPKGSRNFDTLSGSIGASYRVTDDWRLGVNLSRTERAPAAEELFANGPHAGTEAFEIGSPDFKTERSWGLEGVLHGKGPGFTIHASIYHNWFDNFIYDSPDGTLEDGLPVFRYAQAKARFYGAELEATADLAQLGGFAIKADALGDFVHAKITGFGPAPRIPPLRLLGGLSAESARVDGRVEVEWTDKAQRLASFETPTAGYTLVNASLTLRPFADRPETSIVLAAHNIFDVNARRHASYLKDFAPLAGRDFRVTARVGF; encoded by the coding sequence ATGTCATTCAAGGGTCGGTTGTCCTTCTCCATTTCCATGTTCGCGCTGATGGCCTCGCCGGCCTTCGCCGACGAACGGGACAACGACTATCACCGCCCCGAATCCGCCGACATCATCGTCACCGCGCCGCTCCAGCGCGACCGGATGGACGTGCTGGCGGGCACCTCGGTGCTGACCGGCGCGCAGCTCACCACGGCGCTGCGCCCGACGATCGGCGAGACGATCGAGCATACGCCGGGCGTCTCGGCCACCTCCTTCGGCCCCAACGCGTCGCGCCCGATCCTGCGCGGCCTGCAGGGCGAGCGGGTCCGGGTGCTGACCGACGGGATCGGCTCGGTCGACGTGTCGAACACCAGCGTCGACCATGCCGTCGCGATCAACCCGCTGCTCGCCGAGCGGATCGAGGTGCTGCGCGGGCCGGAGGCGCTGCTCTACGGATCGGCCGCGATCGGCGGCGTCGTCAACGTGATCGACAAGCGCATCCCGCGCGCCATCCCCGACGAGCCCGTCCATGTCGACGCGATCCTGACCTATGGCAGCGCCGCCAACGAGCGCTCGGGCGGCGCCGCGCTCGACGCGCCGATCGGCGGCGGCTTCGTCGCGCACCTCGACGGCAGCTACCAGAAGACCGGCAACCTGCGGATCGGGGGCTATGCGCTGAGCCCCGCCGCCCGCGCGCAGGCGCTCGCCTCGGCGCAGCTTCCTGCCGACCCGGACGAGGAGATCGATTTCGCCGCCAACGCCGCGGTCAAGGGCAAGCTGCCCAACAGCCAGTCGGAGACCTGGGTCGCCGGCGGCGGCCTGTCCTATATCGACGGGGACAGCCATTACGGCATCGCCTACAGCCATTATGACAGCCGCTACGGCGTGCCGATCCGCTTCGCCACCGAGCCGGGCCAGGAGCAGGAGGCGCCGCGCATCGACCTCGTCCAGAACCGCTTCGACGCGCGCGCGGAGATCGCCGCCGGCGGATCGGTGATCCAGACCATCCGCGCCCGGCTCGCCTACGCCAAATATCGCCATTTCGAGCTGGAGGAGGACGGCTCGGTCGGCACCGCCTTCTACAATAACGGCTTCGAAGGCCGGGTCGAGCTGGTCCAGGCCGATCATGGCGCGTGGCATGGCGCGACCGGCGCGCAGTTCTTCATCCGCGACTTCAACGTCGTCGGCGACGAAGCCTTCCTGCCGCGCAACCAGACCCAGCAGATCGGCCTCTTCACCCTCCAGCAGCTCGACTATGGCGTGGTGAAGCTCGAAGGCGGGCTGCGCTACGAGAAGAGCTGGCTGTCGGCCAACCCGTTCGAGGACCAGCCGCAATTCCCCAAGGGCAGCCGCAACTTCGACACGCTGTCGGGATCGATCGGCGCCTCCTACCGGGTGACCGACGACTGGCGGCTGGGCGTCAACCTGTCGCGCACCGAACGCGCGCCGGCCGCCGAGGAGCTGTTCGCCAACGGCCCGCACGCGGGCACCGAGGCGTTCGAGATCGGCAGCCCGGATTTCAAGACCGAACGGAGCTGGGGCCTCGAAGGCGTGCTGCACGGCAAGGGCCCGGGCTTCACCATCCACGCGTCGATCTATCACAACTGGTTCGACAACTTCATCTACGACAGCCCGGACGGTACGCTGGAAGACGGCCTGCCCGTGTTCCGCTACGCCCAGGCCAAGGCCCGCTTCTACGGCGCGGAGCTCGAGGCGACCGCCGATCTCGCCCAGCTCGGCGGCTTCGCGATCAAGGCCGACGCGCTAGGCGATTTCGTCCATGCGAAGATCACCGGCTTCGGTCCCGCCCCGCGTATCCCCCCGCTGCGCCTGCTGGGCGGCCTGAGCGCCGAAAGCGCCAGGGTCGACGGCCGGGTCGAGGTCGAATGGACCGACAAGGCGCAGCGACTCGCCAGCTTCGAGACGCCGACCGCCGGCTACACGCTGGTCAACGCCTCGCTGACCCTGCGCCCGTTCGCCGACCGGCCGGAGACCAGCATCGTGCTGGCCGCGCACAATATCTTCGACGTCAACGCCCGCCGCCATGCGAGCTACCTCAAGGACTTCGCCCCGCTCGCCGGCCGCGACTTCCGCGTCACCGCGCGAGTGGGCTTCTAG
- a CDS encoding Alkaline phosphatase (PFAM: Alkaline phosphatase) encodes MFSRRQILAGAGVGLVAAPAILRAQQLLTAFPFRLGIASGDPSHDGFVIWTRLCPDPVDEHGGMPMGPVDVDWFVYEDVGMKRVAQKGSATAWPELGHSIHVELAGLQPDRPYWYRFVLGRDKTQLGRTRTLPAPGAAFDRLRFAAAGCQHYEDGLFTAYAHLAREDVAFIWHYGDYIYEDRARQVNYERDGRARVHVRDHVGTECYTIGDYRRRYAQYKMDPDLQAAHRVAPWFTTFDDHEVVDNWTSTVSPYQPDPALFAIRRAAAMQAYYEHMPLRRASMPSNGAMQLYRRSRIGDLLTTHFLDTRQYRSPLPCKGGFEPTCPAVADPKQTVLGGAQQQWLERGLSDGGSRWNLVAQQVMMMPLDRQSEPGGGEIRNLDSWAGYDAARERMAARFAGRGDVIVMTGDEHQNFAGELRRQGGKGEVAAPEFVVTSISSGGDGWVRPEVQAQLRAHNPALQYVSDQRGYAVCEVTRDLWQTRFRGVDQVTTPGGAIATLATASVERGKPAINLS; translated from the coding sequence ATGTTTTCACGCCGCCAGATTCTCGCCGGGGCCGGCGTCGGCCTGGTCGCCGCCCCCGCGATCCTCCGCGCCCAGCAACTCCTCACCGCCTTCCCGTTCCGGCTCGGCATCGCCTCGGGCGATCCGAGCCATGACGGCTTCGTGATCTGGACGCGGCTCTGCCCCGATCCGGTCGACGAGCATGGCGGCATGCCGATGGGCCCGGTCGACGTCGACTGGTTCGTCTATGAGGACGTGGGGATGAAGCGGGTCGCGCAGAAGGGCAGCGCGACCGCCTGGCCCGAACTCGGCCATTCGATCCATGTCGAGCTTGCCGGCCTGCAGCCCGACCGCCCCTATTGGTATCGCTTCGTCCTCGGCCGCGACAAGACCCAGCTCGGCCGGACCCGCACCCTGCCCGCGCCCGGCGCGGCGTTCGACCGGCTGCGCTTCGCCGCGGCCGGATGCCAGCATTATGAGGACGGGCTGTTCACCGCCTATGCCCATCTGGCGCGCGAGGACGTCGCCTTCATCTGGCACTATGGCGATTATATCTACGAGGATCGCGCCCGGCAGGTGAACTATGAGCGCGACGGCCGCGCGCGCGTCCATGTCCGCGATCATGTCGGCACCGAATGCTATACGATCGGCGACTATCGGCGCCGCTACGCCCAGTACAAGATGGACCCCGACCTGCAGGCCGCGCACCGCGTCGCGCCCTGGTTCACCACCTTCGACGACCATGAGGTGGTCGACAACTGGACCTCGACCGTCAGTCCCTATCAGCCCGATCCCGCGCTGTTCGCGATCCGCCGCGCGGCGGCGATGCAGGCCTATTATGAGCATATGCCGCTGCGCCGGGCGTCGATGCCCAGCAACGGTGCGATGCAGCTCTACCGCCGCAGCCGGATCGGCGATCTGCTGACGACGCATTTCCTCGACACGCGCCAATATCGCAGCCCGCTGCCGTGCAAGGGCGGGTTCGAGCCTACCTGCCCCGCCGTCGCCGATCCGAAGCAGACAGTGCTGGGCGGCGCGCAGCAGCAATGGCTGGAGCGCGGCCTGAGCGACGGCGGCAGCCGCTGGAACCTCGTCGCCCAGCAGGTGATGATGATGCCGCTCGACCGCCAGAGCGAGCCCGGCGGCGGCGAGATCCGCAACCTCGACAGCTGGGCGGGCTATGACGCCGCGCGCGAACGGATGGCGGCGCGCTTCGCCGGACGCGGCGACGTGATCGTGATGACCGGCGACGAGCACCAGAATTTCGCGGGCGAACTGCGCCGCCAGGGCGGCAAGGGCGAGGTCGCCGCGCCGGAGTTCGTCGTCACCTCGATCAGCTCGGGCGGCGACGGATGGGTCAGGCCCGAGGTGCAGGCGCAGCTGCGCGCCCACAACCCGGCACTTCAATATGTCAGCGACCAGCGGGGCTATGCGGTCTGCGAGGTGACGCGCGACCTGTGGCAGACCCGCTTCCGCGGCGTCGACCAGGTGACGACCCCCGGCGGCGCGATCGCGACGCTCGCCACCGCCAGCGTCGAACGCGGCAAGCCGGCGATCAACCTCTCCTGA
- a CDS encoding cytochrome c biogenesis protein, transmembrane region (PFAM: cytochrome c biogenesis protein, transmembrane region): MTSIGRLIPLFVALLLAVAGAGAAPAAHIRAVLEAETLRPAAGSRITLALGMTPERDWHGYWLNPGDAGAPADIAWTLPRGATVGPLRYPVPQRLIVQGLMNYVYERPYALLMTLTVPKGLAPGTPLRIAGKARWLACSPTICVPEQGPVAIDLTVGDGAVTAASRARFDAWRAKLPMPLGQTASFEAKPGKLRLAIPFPKGRPVTAPYFYPATDGVADYAAPQAISRRGDRLIVEIKAARNPQPVQAIEGLIAIGPDRGLMVTARPGPVPAAGVPIAGAGDEAGEGGGWRTFLLALGGALLGGLLLNAMPCVFPILSLKALSLARSGETDRHARVEALAYTAGIVLSCVALGLLLLGLRAGGAAAGWGFQLQDPRMVFVLLLLVTAISLNLAGLFELRVVGIGEAMTKGRGALPAFWTGVLAALVATPCSGPFMAGAVGAALLLPPAAALAVFAGLGLGLALPFLLVGFVPALRRLLPKPGAWMDRLRRILSVPMFLTALGLAWVLGQQAGVDRLVQGVGAALLLGLALWWVGARQAQGKRYSWIPVAPVLAAALALLLVTPSGGSPAAAAPAGEAGAEPFSEARLAALQAQKKPVFLYFTADWCLTCKVNEKAAIERPAVREAFDRAGVVVMVGDWTNGDPAIGRFLEAQGRSGVPLYLFYDKDGRQETLPQLLTPATLTALAA, encoded by the coding sequence ATGACATCGATCGGCCGCCTGATTCCCCTGTTCGTCGCCCTGCTGCTGGCCGTGGCGGGCGCCGGCGCCGCCCCGGCCGCGCATATCAGGGCGGTGCTGGAGGCGGAGACGCTGCGCCCGGCCGCCGGCAGCCGCATCACCCTGGCGCTCGGCATGACGCCCGAGCGCGACTGGCACGGCTATTGGCTGAACCCCGGCGACGCGGGCGCGCCCGCCGACATCGCCTGGACGCTGCCGCGCGGGGCGACGGTCGGCCCGTTGCGCTATCCGGTGCCGCAGCGGCTGATCGTCCAGGGGCTGATGAACTATGTCTATGAGCGGCCCTATGCGCTGCTGATGACGCTGACCGTGCCCAAGGGGCTCGCCCCCGGCACGCCGCTGCGCATCGCCGGCAAGGCCCGCTGGCTCGCCTGCTCGCCGACGATCTGCGTGCCCGAGCAGGGGCCGGTCGCGATCGACCTGACGGTCGGCGACGGCGCGGTGACGGCGGCGTCGCGCGCGCGCTTCGACGCATGGCGGGCGAAGCTGCCGATGCCGCTGGGACAGACGGCGAGCTTCGAGGCGAAGCCGGGCAAGCTGCGCCTCGCCATTCCCTTCCCCAAGGGCCGGCCCGTCACGGCGCCCTATTTCTACCCCGCCACCGACGGGGTCGCCGACTATGCCGCGCCGCAGGCGATCAGCCGCCGCGGCGACCGCCTGATCGTCGAGATCAAGGCGGCGCGGAACCCGCAGCCGGTGCAGGCGATCGAGGGGCTGATCGCGATCGGGCCCGACCGGGGCCTGATGGTGACGGCCCGGCCCGGCCCGGTGCCCGCAGCGGGCGTGCCGATCGCCGGCGCGGGCGACGAGGCCGGGGAGGGGGGCGGCTGGCGCACCTTCCTGCTCGCGCTCGGCGGCGCCCTGCTCGGCGGGCTGCTGCTCAACGCCATGCCCTGCGTCTTCCCGATCCTCAGCCTCAAGGCGCTGAGCCTCGCGCGCAGCGGCGAGACCGATCGCCACGCCCGGGTCGAGGCGCTCGCCTATACCGCCGGGATCGTGCTGAGCTGCGTCGCTCTCGGGCTGCTGCTGCTCGGCCTGCGCGCGGGCGGCGCGGCGGCGGGCTGGGGTTTCCAGTTGCAGGACCCACGGATGGTGTTCGTCCTGCTGCTGCTCGTCACCGCGATCAGCCTCAACCTCGCCGGCCTGTTCGAGCTGCGCGTGGTCGGCATCGGCGAGGCGATGACCAAGGGGCGCGGCGCGCTCCCCGCCTTCTGGACCGGCGTGCTCGCGGCGCTGGTGGCGACGCCGTGCAGCGGCCCGTTCATGGCGGGCGCGGTCGGCGCCGCGTTGCTGCTGCCTCCGGCCGCCGCGCTGGCGGTGTTCGCCGGGCTCGGCCTGGGCCTGGCGCTGCCCTTCCTACTGGTCGGCTTCGTGCCGGCGCTGCGCCGCCTGTTGCCGAAGCCGGGCGCCTGGATGGACCGGCTGCGCCGCATCCTCTCGGTCCCGATGTTCCTGACCGCGCTCGGCCTCGCCTGGGTGCTGGGCCAGCAGGCCGGGGTCGATCGCCTGGTGCAGGGGGTCGGCGCGGCGCTGCTGCTCGGCCTCGCGCTCTGGTGGGTCGGCGCGCGGCAGGCGCAGGGCAAGCGGTACAGCTGGATTCCGGTGGCGCCGGTGCTCGCCGCCGCGCTGGCGCTGCTGCTCGTCACTCCGTCGGGCGGCAGCCCGGCCGCCGCGGCGCCTGCGGGCGAGGCCGGCGCGGAACCGTTCAGCGAGGCGCGCCTCGCCGCGCTCCAGGCACAGAAGAAGCCGGTCTTCCTCTATTTCACCGCCGACTGGTGCCTGACCTGCAAGGTCAATGAGAAGGCGGCGATCGAGCGGCCCGCGGTGCGCGAGGCGTTCGACCGGGCCGGCGTCGTGGTGATGGTCGGCGACTGGACCAACGGCGATCCCGCGATCGGCCGCTTCCTCGAGGCGCAGGGGCGTTCGGGCGTGCCGCTCTACCTGTTCTACGACAAGGACGGGCGGCAGGAGACGCTGCCCCAGCTGCTGACCCCGGCGACGCTCACCGCGCTCGCGGCCTGA
- a CDS encoding protein of unknown function DUF983 (PFAM: protein of unknown function DUF983) gives MNQPSSFGERDLRSALLRGLRGECPACGDAKLFGRFLKPVPHCPSCGQDWTVHSADDMPAYLVVLILGHVLVPILVAVNMRYDLPMWLDMTLWPGLAVILALLMIQPAKGVVIGFQWARRMHGFARGR, from the coding sequence ATGAACCAGCCCTCATCGTTCGGCGAGCGCGACCTGCGTTCGGCGCTGCTGCGCGGCCTGCGCGGCGAATGTCCGGCCTGCGGCGACGCCAAGCTGTTTGGCCGCTTCCTCAAGCCCGTCCCGCATTGTCCGTCCTGCGGGCAGGACTGGACGGTGCACAGCGCCGACGACATGCCCGCCTATCTGGTCGTGCTGATCCTGGGCCATGTGCTCGTGCCGATCCTGGTCGCGGTCAACATGCGCTACGATCTGCCGATGTGGCTCGACATGACGCTGTGGCCGGGGCTGGCGGTGATCCTGGCGCTGCTGATGATCCAGCCGGCCAAGGGCGTGGTGATCGGCTTCCAATGGGCCAGGCGGATGCACGGCTTCGCAAGAGGGCGCTGA
- a CDS encoding DNA-3-methyladenine glycosylase II (PFAM: HhH-GPD family protein): MDDPRYAESMDFLKSVGPDWARLIERVGPCRHDPKAAREPYEALVRSIAYQQLTARAGDAIIDRLKTRLGGHGFPSPKQLADADPDALRACGFSAAKAATIQAIAGAALSGFVPGRDAAAAMEDEALIDRLTAIRGIGRWTVEMLLIYSLERLDVLPADDFGAREGYRLLKALPAPPTARALRGIASAWAPHRTVATWYLWRIPRDRAPAGT; this comes from the coding sequence GTGGATGATCCCCGATATGCGGAGTCGATGGACTTCCTGAAGAGCGTCGGCCCGGATTGGGCGCGGCTGATCGAACGGGTCGGTCCGTGCCGGCACGATCCGAAGGCGGCTCGCGAACCCTATGAGGCGCTGGTCCGGTCGATCGCCTATCAGCAGCTCACCGCCAGGGCCGGAGACGCCATCATCGACCGGCTGAAGACCAGGCTGGGCGGTCATGGCTTTCCTTCGCCGAAGCAGCTCGCGGATGCCGATCCCGACGCCTTGCGCGCGTGCGGCTTCTCCGCCGCGAAAGCCGCCACCATCCAGGCGATCGCCGGCGCCGCGCTGTCCGGCTTCGTTCCCGGCCGCGACGCCGCGGCCGCGATGGAGGACGAGGCGCTGATCGATCGCCTCACCGCCATCAGGGGGATCGGCCGCTGGACGGTCGAGATGCTGCTGATCTATTCGCTCGAACGGCTCGACGTCCTGCCCGCCGACGATTTCGGCGCGCGCGAGGGCTATCGTCTGCTGAAGGCCTTGCCCGCACCGCCGACGGCCAGGGCATTGCGCGGGATCGCCAGCGCCTGGGCGCCGCATCGCACCGTCGCCACATGGTATCTGTGGCGCATCCCGCGCGATCGCGCGCCTGCCGGGACGTAG
- a CDS encoding DNA-N1-methyladenine dioxygenase (PFAM: 2OG-Fe(II) oxygenase) — MRDLFDGEAEPPVVTMAAGAVLLRGFARPYEAELLAALRDVLAISPFRHMTTPGGHVMSVAMTNCGAAGWLTDRSGYRYDGIDPKTASPWPAMPDCFAALARAAAEAAGHGGFQPDACLINRYIPGARLSLHQDRNERDVAHPIISVSLGLPATFLFGGARRYDRPRRFALEHCDIAAWGGPSRLHFHGVAELKDGEHDMLGRQRINLTFRKAL, encoded by the coding sequence ATGCGTGATCTGTTCGATGGGGAGGCGGAACCTCCCGTGGTGACCATGGCGGCCGGCGCGGTCCTGCTGCGCGGGTTCGCGCGGCCCTATGAAGCCGAACTGCTTGCCGCGCTTCGGGACGTCCTCGCGATTTCGCCCTTCCGGCACATGACCACGCCCGGCGGCCATGTCATGTCGGTCGCCATGACCAATTGCGGCGCGGCCGGCTGGCTCACTGACCGCTCCGGCTATCGCTATGACGGGATCGACCCGAAGACGGCTTCGCCCTGGCCCGCCATGCCCGATTGCTTCGCGGCGCTTGCCCGCGCCGCGGCGGAAGCCGCCGGCCATGGCGGGTTCCAGCCGGACGCCTGCCTCATCAACCGCTACATCCCCGGCGCGCGCCTCTCGCTCCATCAGGATCGCAACGAGCGGGATGTCGCGCACCCGATCATATCGGTCTCGCTCGGGCTGCCGGCGACCTTCCTGTTCGGCGGAGCGAGACGGTACGACAGGCCCCGGAGATTTGCGCTGGAGCACTGCGATATCGCGGCCTGGGGCGGCCCGTCGCGCCTGCATTTCCACGGCGTCGCGGAACTGAAGGACGGCGAGCACGATATGCTCGGACGACAGCGCATCAACCTGACCTTCCGGAAAGCACTGTGA